TGCTCGTCGTCTACGCGCTCGGCGCGAAGATCGCGCTGTCGAGTGGGGCGTCACTCGATGTCGTGAGGCTCGCGGTCGGCGGCGCGGCGCTGCTCGCCGTCGCCGCGAGCGTCCACTACGCCAACGAGTACGCCGACCACGAGACCGACGCACTGACCGAACGAACGCCGTTTTCGGGTGGAAGCGGCGCGCTCGCTCGGACGGGCCTTTCTCAATACCTCGCGCTCTACGCTGGCATTGCGACGCTCGCCATCGGAATGGTCGCTGCGGTGGCCGGGACCACTCTCGGCGTTCTTTCTCACCCTGCGCTCGCCCTGCTCACGGTCATCGCCTGGTTCGGCTGGCAGTATTCGGTCGGGCCGCTCCGACTCGCGTGGCGCGGTTGGGGCGAACTCGACAACGCCGCGCTCGGCGGTCTCGTCCTTCCGGCGTACGGCGCGGCCGTTCTCGACGGCCCTGTTTGGCGAACGCTGCTCGCGTGCCTCCCGTTCTTCCTGCTCGTGTTCGCCAACCTCCTGGCCACCCAGTGGCCCGACCGCCATGCCGACGCTGCCGTCGGGAAGCGGACGCTCGTCACGCGGTGGTCGCCGCGACAGCTCAGGCTGTTGTACGTCGGGGCGGTCTGCCTGGCGTTCGGGTCCCTGCCCGTACTGGCGGGCAGCGTGCTTCCGGCCGTCGTCGCGGCGGCGAGCCTGGTCGTCTTGCCGGTGTCGGTGTGGGGGGCGACAGGCTACACCGAGCGTCGAGTGCCGTTCCCGAGCGTCGCCGCGATGGTGGCGCTCGTCGTCGTTCAGCTACTCGCGTGGTGTGTCTGAGCCGTCCGATTGCGAGCCCGCGAATCGCCCGAGCGCGAGCGACCAGTCGTACGACTGGTACCGGATCGCGGGCGTCGCGTCGCCAGGAATGACTACGTGTTCGCGGAGCAGCGAGCGGATCCCGCGTCGGCCACCGAAGTCGCCGTGATACCACAGCATGTGTCGCGGCACGCGAACCACGCCCTGGTCGGCATCGTGCGCGACTTCCGTCTCCAGAAACCCCGCCGTCGCGGTGTCGAGCTGGTCGTCGATCGTCTCGTGGTCGTACGCGAGGATCGGAGGACAGCTCGCGGCCCCGCAGTTGAGCGCGAAGTGGATCCGCGAGTCGCGACTGTCGAGGCGGTGAGCGCGTTCGAACGCGTCGGCTCGCCGCGGGAGGTAGCCGAGGCCCAGCGAGTGTCGTGAGCGCCGGAGGAGGCCGTGTTCGATGTCGTCGAGGCTCAGTTCGTGGCCTGCGACCGCGACCACCTCCGCACGGAAAAACCGTCGCCGGTCCTCGTACTGTTCGGGCGCGGCGTCGAGCAGGAGCTGGACGTGGGCGTTGTAGACGTTGAGCCAGAAGGCGAGCCGGCGGTCATCGGTGGCGAGCGCGTCTCGGAGCGCCGCTGGTGGGAGGTCGCGGAGCGCACGCTCGTATCGGCGTGTCGACTCGCCGTAGCGCACCGCTCGGAGGAGGTCCACAGCCAGCGCCAGGGGATCGGCGTCACTAGTGCGATCGGCGGCGTCGCTGTATCCGGTGTCGCTGGGACGTTCAGCATCGGATCGGCTGTCAGTGTCGGCACGAACCACGGTCGATCGAGGGGTGGAGAGGTCATGGCCCTTTTCCCGTCATGTTTTAGCCGCGCACACGCGATCGAACGATGTATGATCGGCATCATCGGCGGCAGCGGGATCTACGAGGCGTTCGATCTCGAAAACGTTCATGAAGAGGA
The sequence above is a segment of the Halococcus salifodinae DSM 8989 genome. Coding sequences within it:
- a CDS encoding prenyltransferase, encoding MSRPAQLLLVLVVYALGAKIALSSGASLDVVRLAVGGAALLAVAASVHYANEYADHETDALTERTPFSGGSGALARTGLSQYLALYAGIATLAIGMVAAVAGTTLGVLSHPALALLTVIAWFGWQYSVGPLRLAWRGWGELDNAALGGLVLPAYGAAVLDGPVWRTLLACLPFFLLVFANLLATQWPDRHADAAVGKRTLVTRWSPRQLRLLYVGAVCLAFGSLPVLAGSVLPAVVAAASLVVLPVSVWGATGYTERRVPFPSVAAMVALVVVQLLAWCV
- a CDS encoding DUF547 domain-containing protein: MVRADTDSRSDAERPSDTGYSDAADRTSDADPLALAVDLLRAVRYGESTRRYERALRDLPPAALRDALATDDRRLAFWLNVYNAHVQLLLDAAPEQYEDRRRFFRAEVVAVAGHELSLDDIEHGLLRRSRHSLGLGYLPRRADAFERAHRLDSRDSRIHFALNCGAASCPPILAYDHETIDDQLDTATAGFLETEVAHDADQGVVRVPRHMLWYHGDFGGRRGIRSLLREHVVIPGDATPAIRYQSYDWSLALGRFAGSQSDGSDTPRE